One region of Mesomycoplasma ovipneumoniae genomic DNA includes:
- a CDS encoding N-acetylmannosamine-6-phosphate 2-epimerase, which yields MRLLKNSFIVSCQALEDEPLFGAKIMQKMMKAALLGGADGIRTSQIDNVKDFFELNQKVPLISLIKKTYTNSSVFITPTLSELKELMQFDNQIIAIDATLRDRPAENLDEIVDFFHKNRKKNQYLLADCADYEDVENAIRLKFDYVAPTLRGYTEATKNHNNIENNYEFLRWMVQKVRNTGIEVVAEGGFNEPQNVIDAFKIGAHSVVVGSMITRPYVITKFFVDKIRKEIN from the coding sequence ATGCGTCTTTTAAAAAATAGTTTTATTGTCTCATGTCAAGCGCTCGAAGATGAGCCGCTTTTTGGGGCAAAAATAATGCAAAAAATGATGAAAGCTGCGCTTTTAGGTGGGGCTGATGGTATTAGAACTTCACAAATTGACAATGTCAAAGATTTTTTTGAGTTAAACCAAAAAGTACCGTTAATTTCCTTAATTAAAAAAACATACACAAATTCAAGCGTTTTTATTACTCCAACTTTGAGTGAACTCAAAGAATTAATGCAATTTGACAACCAAATAATAGCAATTGATGCAACTTTGCGCGATAGACCGGCAGAAAATCTTGATGAAATTGTTGATTTTTTTCATAAAAATCGAAAAAAGAACCAATATTTACTTGCAGATTGTGCTGACTATGAAGATGTTGAAAATGCAATTAGATTAAAATTTGACTATGTTGCCCCAACTTTACGCGGTTATACAGAAGCAACAAAAAACCACAATAATATTGAAAATAATTACGAGTTTTTACGCTGAATGGTTCAAAAAGTGCGCAATACCGGTATAGAAGTTGTTGCTGAAGGTGGCTTTAATGAGCCTCAAAATGTAATTGATGCTTTTAAAATAGGCGCACATTCAGTCGTTGTTGGTTCGATGATAACTCGACCTTATGTTATCACTAAATTTTTTGTTGATAAAATTCGCAAAGAAATTAACTAA
- the lysS gene encoding lysine--tRNA ligase, which yields MSKLNDQQQFRLEKLKNLQSKGFNYPKSIFLHDNLEEIIKQYQEKNHDFFVENQIKVAFAGRLIRQRSPFFIIYSQSLEFQVYANKDFQTQNQFIFSNLDLGDIVEISGYLFKTKTNQISLKAETFSILAKSLHPLPDQYYGIENADDKYRKRYLDLLVNEKSRQTFIVRSKIISLIRKFFDLQGFLEVDTPVLQPVLGGASAKPFVTFYNSLSQNFYLRIATELPLKKLLVGGIDAVYEIGKIFRNEGFDTTHNPEFTSIEFYQAYSDLNRIMDQTENLIRFLFEELGLNQSDHSYGENKIDFSQKFARYDMVQITSEKMGFDLKSANFSELVELAKKNAIKIEPFFTKGHLINEFFEKFVEPTLINPTFITGHPIEISPLAKSDPKNPNFTLRAELFIATKEFANMFDELNDPIDQLSRFRAQMAEKEQGNNEASEIDYEFVQALEHGMPPAAGCGIGIDRLVMLLTNNVSIRSVILFPQLKSKKD from the coding sequence ATGTCAAAATTAAACGACCAACAACAATTTCGCCTTGAAAAACTTAAAAATTTACAATCCAAAGGATTTAATTATCCAAAATCAATTTTCTTGCATGATAATTTGGAAGAAATAATTAAACAATATCAAGAAAAAAACCATGATTTTTTTGTTGAAAACCAAATTAAAGTCGCTTTTGCAGGTCGTCTTATTCGCCAACGCTCCCCGTTTTTCATTATTTATAGTCAATCATTAGAATTTCAAGTGTATGCAAATAAGGATTTTCAAACACAAAATCAGTTTATTTTTTCAAATTTAGACCTTGGTGACATAGTTGAAATTTCTGGATATTTATTTAAAACTAAAACAAATCAAATAAGTCTTAAAGCAGAAACTTTTTCAATTTTAGCAAAATCACTCCACCCATTGCCTGATCAATATTATGGAATTGAAAATGCTGATGATAAATATCGTAAGCGATATTTGGATTTATTAGTAAATGAAAAATCAAGGCAAACTTTTATTGTTAGAAGCAAAATTATCTCCTTAATTCGTAAGTTTTTTGACTTACAAGGATTTTTAGAAGTTGACACTCCTGTTTTGCAACCAGTTTTAGGTGGCGCTTCGGCTAAGCCGTTTGTAACATTTTATAATTCATTAAGTCAAAATTTTTACTTACGAATTGCAACTGAATTGCCGTTAAAAAAATTGTTAGTTGGCGGAATTGATGCTGTTTATGAAATTGGCAAAATTTTTCGTAATGAAGGTTTTGATACAACTCATAATCCCGAATTTACCTCAATTGAATTTTACCAGGCCTATTCAGATTTAAACAGGATAATGGATCAAACTGAGAATTTAATTCGTTTTTTGTTTGAAGAACTTGGATTAAATCAATCAGATCACTCATATGGTGAAAATAAAATTGATTTTTCACAAAAATTTGCCCGATATGATATGGTTCAAATTACCTCTGAAAAAATGGGCTTTGATCTAAAAAGTGCAAATTTTTCTGAACTTGTTGAATTAGCTAAAAAAAATGCTATAAAAATCGAGCCCTTTTTTACAAAAGGACACTTAATTAACGAATTTTTTGAAAAATTTGTTGAACCTACACTAATAAATCCAACTTTTATAACCGGTCATCCTATTGAAATTTCGCCTCTGGCAAAATCTGATCCAAAAAATCCAAATTTCACACTCAGAGCCGAGCTGTTTATTGCTACAAAGGAATTTGCAAATATGTTTGACGAATTAAATGACCCTATTGACCAACTAAGCCGTTTTCGTGCTCAAATGGCTGAAAAAGAACAAGGAAATAATGAAGCTAGTGAAATTGACTATGAATTTGTTCAAGCCCTTGAACATGGAATGCCTCCTGCGGCTGGGTGTGGAATTGGAATTGATCGTCTTGTAATGCTTTTGACAAACAATGTGTCTATTCGCTCTGTAATTTTATTCCCGCAACTAAAATCTAAAAAGGACTAA
- a CDS encoding Cof-type HAD-IIB family hydrolase — protein MKLFFAFDLDGTLLRYDNTIHPENVKMLKKLYELGHILVVATGRGLSACIDLAKQYPYFHYLVSNNGTLVYDLATKKTINNGTLKKQVVFDLFQDCQESNSICAFSTPHRLFEYSSQKSYDWLKNQHIMDLNYYTKVNNFEILEIIETDPITQIAFRNDEKLIKDLYKKWSKKLENHYKVTITNRIFLDINPLNVDKASAISDLLVKNDLTTDHLVAFGDSSNDFQMIKLARYGFAMQDATPDLIEVASRKIGSCKSDTIARTIDILLENQDKLFSA, from the coding sequence ATGAAACTATTTTTTGCTTTTGATCTTGATGGCACACTTTTGCGTTATGACAATACAATTCACCCTGAAAATGTTAAAATGCTAAAAAAACTCTATGAATTAGGGCATATTTTGGTTGTTGCAACTGGAAGAGGACTTTCAGCCTGCATAGATTTAGCAAAACAATATCCATATTTTCACTACCTAGTTTCGAATAATGGAACATTAGTTTATGATCTTGCAACTAAAAAAACAATAAATAACGGGACACTAAAAAAGCAAGTTGTCTTTGATTTATTTCAAGATTGTCAAGAATCTAATTCAATTTGTGCATTTTCTACCCCACATCGTCTTTTTGAATATTCTTCGCAAAAAAGTTATGACTGGCTAAAAAATCAACATATAATGGATTTGAATTATTACACTAAAGTAAATAATTTTGAAATTTTAGAAATTATTGAAACTGATCCCATAACTCAAATTGCTTTTCGAAATGATGAAAAATTAATAAAAGATTTGTATAAAAAATGGTCTAAAAAACTGGAAAATCATTATAAAGTAACAATAACTAACAGAATTTTTCTTGATATAAACCCATTGAACGTTGATAAAGCAAGTGCAATTTCAGATTTATTAGTTAAAAATGATCTAACAACTGACCATTTAGTTGCTTTTGGCGATAGTTCAAATGATTTTCAAATGATAAAACTAGCCCGATACGGTTTTGCTATGCAAGATGCAACTCCTGATTTAATTGAGGTAGCCTCGAGAAAAATTGGCAGTTGTAAATCTGACACAATCGCAAGAACTATCGATATTCTTTTAGAAAATCAAGACAAATTATTTTCTGCCTAA
- the tilS gene encoding tRNA lysidine(34) synthetase TilS has translation MLTKTKPKEKFLIAVSGGSDSMFLLDKYKNKDIIVVHVNYNLRPQAIFETLLVAKFCQKYNLMLKILSFDSFSVSGNLQANLRKVRYEFFYRVYTHFKCTKLLVAHHWNDFVETIFLQKEQKKLVTFWGIRKQNFLFGMQISRPLLYFYTKKRILNSCKKRKIPYLDDDSNFTDKYRRNAIRFKLQKLSTFSLFFTFSVHFIANFFKLIELKKNYKTLEKWKKTEYHAYFFQKVRKKPEIIFLYLHQNFDNIKLSKGKINSIIDFISSKTPNGSFLIKKNNYIIKKKLKIYAKSSKI, from the coding sequence ATGCTAACAAAAACAAAGCCTAAAGAAAAATTTTTAATTGCAGTTTCTGGCGGCTCTGATTCAATGTTTTTGCTTGACAAATATAAAAATAAAGATATAATTGTTGTTCATGTCAATTATAATTTGAGGCCACAGGCTATTTTTGAAACTTTATTAGTTGCAAAATTTTGCCAAAAATATAATTTAATGCTTAAAATTTTATCCTTTGATAGTTTTTCTGTTTCGGGAAATTTGCAGGCAAATTTAAGAAAGGTTCGTTACGAGTTTTTTTACCGAGTTTATACACATTTTAAATGTACTAAGTTACTTGTAGCTCATCACTGAAATGATTTTGTTGAAACAATTTTTTTGCAAAAAGAACAAAAAAAGCTAGTAACATTTTGGGGAATTCGCAAACAAAATTTCCTTTTTGGAATGCAAATCTCAAGACCACTTTTGTATTTTTACACAAAAAAAAGAATTCTTAATAGTTGTAAAAAAAGAAAAATCCCTTATCTTGATGATGATTCAAATTTCACAGACAAATATAGAAGGAACGCGATTCGCTTTAAATTACAAAAATTAAGCACTTTTTCTTTGTTTTTTACTTTTTCTGTTCATTTCATTGCAAATTTTTTTAAATTAATAGAACTAAAAAAAAATTATAAAACTCTTGAAAAGTGAAAAAAAACAGAATACCATGCTTATTTTTTCCAAAAAGTTCGAAAAAAACCAGAAATTATCTTTTTATATTTGCACCAAAATTTTGACAATATTAAATTATCAAAGGGAAAAATCAATTCAATAATTGACTTTATTAGTTCTAAAACACCCAATGGATCGTTTTTAATAAAAAAAAATAACTATATAATTAAAAAAAAACTAAAAATATATGCAAAATCTAGTAAAATTTAG
- a CDS encoding ROK family protein: protein MDKFILFDIGGTNIKMGIIDSNNFFHKTKIFKTNISSVLEDLEEIINSILEKSDFSKDIKGIAIATMGGVDVEKKKIIFVNHKTLPYFGSDFSILEKKFNLPVVVENDANAAAISEKFYHKNLKNYATVTLGTGVGIGIVKDELIRGENFLAGEFGYLIYDGQRLDDWLSFSLLDKEISKLYNIRISEYEKFDNLYKSNVNFQKMIDDYFQKVVDFTYQLAIFQNLEKIFIGGGFSYINKKYFAKIQQKFLKMLEQTPYKCELLIAESKNNAGMLGAFYLLRQEFNL from the coding sequence ATGGATAAATTCATTCTTTTTGATATTGGTGGTACAAATATTAAAATGGGAATTATTGATAGTAACAATTTTTTTCACAAAACAAAAATTTTTAAAACCAATATCAGTTCAGTTCTAGAGGATTTAGAGGAAATTATCAACTCAATTTTAGAAAAGTCAGATTTTTCGAAAGACATAAAAGGAATCGCTATTGCTACAATGGGCGGAGTTGATGTTGAAAAAAAGAAAATTATTTTTGTAAATCATAAAACATTACCATATTTTGGCAGTGATTTTTCTATTTTAGAAAAAAAATTTAATTTGCCTGTTGTTGTCGAAAATGACGCAAATGCCGCTGCAATTTCAGAAAAATTTTATCACAAAAACCTAAAAAATTACGCAACAGTTACTTTAGGGACTGGTGTTGGAATTGGAATTGTCAAGGATGAATTAATTCGAGGTGAAAATTTTCTTGCTGGTGAATTTGGTTATCTAATTTATGATGGTCAACGGCTTGATGATTGACTTTCTTTTAGTTTGCTTGACAAAGAAATTAGTAAACTTTATAATATTAGAATTTCTGAATATGAAAAGTTTGATAATTTATACAAAAGTAACGTTAATTTTCAAAAAATGATTGATGACTATTTCCAAAAAGTTGTTGACTTTACCTATCAACTTGCAATTTTTCAAAATTTAGAAAAAATCTTTATTGGAGGCGGTTTTTCCTATATAAATAAGAAATACTTTGCAAAAATTCAGCAAAAATTCCTAAAAATGTTAGAACAAACTCCTTATAAATGCGAGCTTTTGATCGCAGAATCCAAAAATAATGCCGGTATGCTCGGTGCTTTTTACCTTTTAAGGCAAGAATTTAATCTTTAA
- the ftsH gene encoding ATP-dependent zinc metalloprotease FtsH → MQVKQKRKASAGWIVLLILALAGIAYLMYYYLQPRLTVKSLSHFEEQLIKNAQSTTDNNFFYSIIFDINAYRIRVVESEGGNAIAYSVIANPAVITKFQSGAAELSPVIKNQLQNSNITTYSELVSLSVKTAASNYTNLTDATKSLLNSLYNSIGATVPDNNIYLPSFSSADRPSTTVLQYILSFLPALLPVLLFAFLFFRVNKNSQGGSGFFNPGKNQAIRIKSDKKYTDVAGNVEAKEEISEFIDYLKNPGRYSSAGAKIPRGILLGGPPGTGKTLLAKATAGEANVPFFFISASNFVELYVGVGAKRVRELFRDARNDSPAIIFIDELDAIGRSRGSGIGGGNDEREQTLNQLLVEMDGMVENTGLLVIAATNRTDVLDPALLRPGRFDRSIIVGLPDVREREEILRLHAKGKRISKNITLANIAKRTPGFSGAQLENVINEATLLSVREKTQVITSEQIDEAIDRVIGGPAKKNRVITEKERIMVAYHEAGHAVVGLKLRSGVKVQKITIVPRGNTGGYNLMLPEEEKYNSTKSELLATIAAFMGGRAAEEIKYGEQEISTGAGNDIEKATKIARKMVTELGMSSLGPIQYEQDQSSPFLGRDYIKNTSFSSKVGHEIDIEIRQIISNAYKQASETIKNNLDLLELIKDTLLEKETIVYEEIQQLAETLEPLPKSDPVQTSAVKPSDILNELLSVDPDPEENSENLQQNSEQNSEQKSEENLEQKSEKTPEQNPEQNPEQNQEENSDSTPNQD, encoded by the coding sequence ATGCAAGTAAAACAAAAAAGGAAAGCATCGGCCGGTTGAATTGTTCTTTTAATTTTGGCTTTAGCAGGAATTGCTTATCTTATGTATTATTATTTGCAACCCAGGCTTACTGTTAAAAGCTTATCTCATTTCGAAGAACAGCTAATTAAAAATGCCCAAAGCACAACCGATAATAATTTCTTTTACTCAATTATTTTTGATATTAATGCTTATCGAATTCGTGTAGTTGAATCTGAAGGAGGAAACGCAATTGCTTATTCGGTAATAGCAAATCCTGCTGTTATTACAAAATTCCAATCTGGTGCTGCTGAACTTAGCCCCGTGATTAAAAATCAACTTCAAAATTCGAATATTACAACATATTCAGAATTAGTTTCACTTTCAGTTAAAACAGCTGCGTCAAATTATACAAATCTTACAGATGCAACAAAGAGTCTTCTTAATAGTCTTTATAATTCAATTGGCGCAACAGTACCCGATAATAATATCTATTTGCCTTCTTTTTCTTCAGCCGATAGACCATCTACAACAGTTTTACAATATATTCTCTCATTTCTCCCAGCACTTTTACCAGTTTTATTATTTGCTTTTTTATTTTTCCGTGTGAACAAAAATTCTCAAGGAGGTTCAGGATTTTTCAATCCAGGGAAAAATCAAGCAATCCGTATTAAATCTGATAAAAAATACACTGATGTTGCAGGAAATGTCGAGGCCAAAGAGGAAATTTCTGAATTTATCGACTACTTAAAAAATCCTGGGCGTTATTCTAGCGCTGGTGCAAAAATTCCACGTGGAATTTTGCTAGGAGGTCCTCCGGGAACAGGAAAAACATTACTTGCAAAAGCAACCGCAGGTGAGGCAAATGTACCTTTTTTCTTCATTTCTGCATCTAATTTTGTGGAATTATATGTTGGAGTTGGAGCAAAAAGAGTGCGTGAATTATTTAGAGATGCACGAAATGACTCTCCGGCGATAATTTTTATTGATGAGCTTGATGCAATTGGACGCTCCCGTGGTTCTGGAATTGGCGGGGGTAATGACGAAAGAGAACAAACACTAAATCAACTTCTAGTTGAAATGGACGGTATGGTTGAAAATACCGGACTTTTAGTAATAGCAGCAACAAATAGAACCGATGTTCTTGATCCAGCCCTCTTACGTCCAGGTCGTTTTGACCGTTCAATAATTGTTGGACTTCCTGACGTTAGAGAACGTGAAGAAATTTTAAGATTGCATGCAAAAGGCAAAAGAATTTCTAAAAATATCACACTTGCAAATATTGCCAAAAGAACTCCTGGATTTTCAGGAGCCCAATTAGAAAATGTTATAAATGAAGCAACACTTTTATCAGTTCGTGAAAAAACTCAAGTCATTACAAGTGAGCAAATTGACGAGGCAATTGATCGAGTAATTGGTGGACCTGCCAAGAAAAATCGCGTAATAACTGAAAAAGAAAGAATAATGGTTGCTTATCACGAAGCTGGTCATGCCGTTGTTGGTTTAAAATTAAGATCCGGAGTAAAAGTCCAAAAAATTACAATTGTTCCTCGCGGAAATACCGGTGGTTATAATTTAATGCTTCCTGAAGAAGAAAAATATAACAGTACAAAATCAGAACTTTTAGCAACAATTGCGGCATTTATGGGTGGTCGAGCAGCTGAAGAAATAAAATATGGCGAACAAGAAATTTCTACTGGTGCTGGTAATGATATTGAAAAAGCTACAAAAATTGCCCGTAAAATGGTTACCGAACTTGGAATGTCATCACTTGGACCAATTCAGTATGAGCAAGATCAATCATCGCCATTTTTAGGAAGAGATTATATAAAAAACACATCATTTTCTTCAAAAGTTGGGCATGAAATTGACATTGAAATTCGCCAAATTATTTCTAATGCTTATAAACAAGCTTCTGAGACAATTAAAAATAATTTAGATTTACTTGAATTAATCAAGGATACTTTATTAGAAAAAGAGACAATTGTTTATGAAGAAATTCAACAACTAGCCGAAACTCTTGAGCCGCTTCCAAAATCAGACCCAGTTCAAACTAGTGCTGTAAAACCTTCTGATATTTTGAATGAACTTTTATCAGTAGACCCAGATCCTGAAGAAAATTCAGAAAATCTTCAACAAAATTCAGAGCAAAATTCTGAACAGAAATCAGAAGAAAATCTTGAACAGAAATCAGAAAAAACCCCTGAACAAAACCCTGAACAAAACCCTGAACAAAATCAAGAAGAAAATTCAGACTCTACCCCAAATCAAGACTAA
- a CDS encoding N-acetylneuraminate lyase — MEKYHGFFPALISPFNEKGELMTKNLEDILDFLIDVQKVDGLYVTGSTGEFLLMSVEERQKIYEIVAKKAKNKVTLIAQIGSLNLEEAIQLGKKAKELGFDAISAITPFYYNFSFDEIKNYYEEIAKNVDLPMFIYYLPQLAGSKINIEQFGSILNLKNVIGCKFGSNDIFLFERLIKTYPEKIWMYAFDEAFGLAYLLGARGFIGSTYNTNAIKARKILDLAKKGDLLAFKNEIHVYNDYIQSLLEVGLMQTIKAIMQLYGVDAGYNRLPFKKIDSKTLNQKALEIKEKFLD, encoded by the coding sequence ATGGAAAAATATCATGGATTTTTCCCCGCTTTAATAAGTCCTTTTAATGAAAAAGGCGAACTTATGACTAAAAATCTTGAAGATATTCTTGATTTTTTAATTGATGTCCAAAAAGTTGACGGTCTTTATGTCACTGGATCAACAGGCGAATTTTTGTTAATGTCTGTTGAAGAGCGACAAAAAATTTATGAAATTGTAGCTAAAAAAGCAAAAAATAAGGTAACTTTAATTGCACAGATTGGAAGTTTAAATCTTGAAGAAGCAATTCAACTAGGAAAAAAAGCTAAAGAACTTGGTTTTGATGCAATCAGCGCAATCACACCTTTTTATTATAATTTTTCTTTTGATGAAATCAAAAACTACTACGAAGAAATTGCAAAAAACGTTGATTTACCGATGTTTATTTATTACTTGCCCCAACTTGCAGGCTCAAAAATTAACATTGAACAATTTGGTAGCATTTTAAATCTTAAAAATGTTATTGGCTGCAAATTTGGGTCAAACGACATCTTTTTGTTCGAAAGGCTAATCAAAACTTATCCAGAAAAAATTTGAATGTATGCTTTTGATGAAGCTTTTGGACTTGCTTACCTTTTAGGAGCTCGTGGATTTATCGGTTCAACTTATAATACAAACGCAATTAAAGCAAGAAAAATTCTTGATTTGGCAAAAAAAGGTGATTTACTAGCCTTTAAAAATGAAATTCATGTTTATAATGACTATATTCAATCACTTTTGGAAGTTGGACTAATGCAAACAATCAAAGCAATTATGCAACTTTATGGTGTTGATGCTGGTTATAATCGCCTTCCTTTTAAAAAAATTGACAGCAAAACACTGAATCAAAAGGCGCTTGAAATTAAGGAAAAATTTTTAGACTAG
- a CDS encoding sodium:solute symporter family transporter, with translation MEETKSSFSTTDWIILAIYMLSMLLLGLFFWYQEKNNKEKSTDSYLVAKSIKVPSIVIALSIWATGLSSLTFLGLPGLAFKTGWMWSVGQVAIILISPVLIKWIIPFYRQITANTAYAYLESRYNYLIRALSGGLFAIFHIFRIAIVLYIPALTLSLFVDLDIYLIIGIMAIVVILNTFLGGFKGVLWTDAIQGLVLLLGIICILIFGLVQTDWSKDGIYQSVFNADQWKISAASGGMFLLFLGKYVETIFSYTASQDIVQRYKTSKFISGTNKTIYINAILTFITIFVFYGVGSMLYSYFKSQGFDVDAKNAIDQIVGREGAANNQLLSFFIIKVLPTGLSGLIIAAVFAASQSTISSSMNSLVNVIVSDFIQPIRKFRKKAPIKDRIMLIISKILITFFGIQGMLVAFLLTYSGQTNLFDLFLAIVGLFGVPIGAVYMLGILTRRTNSFGAVLGISVAFITALFLWIFTNKRLVPENLVIQFASEYVALISFFLTIIFGYFGSLVYTFFSKKEKNLTNLTIWTKTPEFDQLIALEKQIAKNDSKLQKVAKKVAKTVPNLMPKWYQILIFGHPNYRENETIQSNQEFSQIQKVQDKKLDEYEKIKEKLAKITN, from the coding sequence ATGGAAGAAACTAAATCAAGTTTTTCAACAACTGATTGAATTATTTTAGCAATTTATATGCTTTCAATGCTATTGCTTGGATTATTTTTTTGGTACCAAGAAAAAAATAATAAGGAAAAAAGCACTGATTCTTATTTAGTAGCCAAGTCAATTAAAGTTCCATCAATTGTTATTGCTCTTTCAATTTGGGCTACCGGGCTTTCTTCACTTACATTTTTAGGTCTCCCCGGACTTGCTTTCAAAACAGGGTGAATGTGATCTGTCGGCCAAGTAGCAATAATTTTGATTAGCCCAGTTTTAATTAAATGAATTATCCCTTTTTATCGACAAATTACTGCAAATACAGCTTATGCTTATCTTGAAAGTCGTTATAATTATTTAATTCGGGCTTTAAGTGGCGGTTTGTTTGCTATTTTTCACATTTTTCGGATTGCAATTGTTTTATATATTCCTGCACTGACTTTGTCACTTTTTGTTGATTTAGACATTTATTTGATCATCGGAATTATGGCAATAGTCGTAATTTTAAACACTTTTTTAGGTGGTTTTAAAGGTGTTTTGTGAACTGATGCAATCCAAGGTCTCGTTTTACTTTTAGGAATTATTTGCATCCTCATTTTTGGTTTAGTTCAAACTGATTGAAGTAAAGACGGTATTTATCAGTCAGTTTTTAATGCAGATCAATGAAAAATAAGTGCCGCTAGTGGTGGTATGTTCCTTCTTTTTCTAGGAAAATATGTTGAAACTATTTTCTCTTATACAGCATCTCAAGATATTGTCCAAAGATATAAAACCTCAAAATTCATTTCAGGAACTAATAAAACTATCTATATTAACGCAATTTTAACTTTTATTACTATTTTTGTGTTTTATGGCGTTGGTTCTATGTTATATAGTTACTTTAAGTCCCAAGGATTTGATGTTGATGCCAAAAACGCAATTGACCAAATTGTTGGTCGCGAAGGCGCGGCAAATAATCAACTTCTTTCATTTTTCATCATAAAAGTCTTACCAACGGGACTTTCTGGTTTGATTATTGCCGCAGTTTTTGCCGCAAGTCAATCAACAATTTCATCTTCAATGAACTCGCTAGTTAATGTTATTGTTAGCGATTTTATTCAACCAATTCGTAAATTCAGGAAAAAAGCACCTATAAAAGACCGAATAATGTTGATTATTTCAAAAATTTTAATTACATTTTTCGGAATTCAAGGAATGTTAGTCGCTTTTCTTTTGACATATTCAGGACAAACTAATTTATTTGACCTTTTCCTTGCAATAGTTGGACTTTTTGGTGTGCCAATTGGTGCTGTTTATATGTTAGGAATTCTAACTCGAAGAACAAATTCTTTTGGCGCTGTTCTTGGAATTAGTGTTGCTTTTATTACTGCTTTATTTTTATGAATCTTTACAAACAAAAGACTTGTTCCCGAAAATTTAGTAATTCAATTTGCTAGCGAATATGTAGCGCTAATTTCCTTTTTCCTTACAATTATTTTTGGTTATTTTGGATCTCTAGTTTATACTTTCTTTAGTAAAAAAGAGAAAAACTTAACAAATTTAACAATTTGAACAAAAACACCTGAATTTGATCAGCTAATTGCCTTAGAAAAGCAAATTGCAAAAAATGATTCTAAGTTGCAAAAAGTTGCAAAAAAAGTTGCAAAAACTGTTCCAAATTTAATGCCAAAATGGTATCAAATTCTAATTTTTGGACATCCTAACTATAGAGAAAATGAGACAATCCAATCAAATCAAGAATTTTCTCAAATTCAAAAAGTTCAAGATAAAAAATTAGATGAATATGAAAAAATAAAAGAAAAATTAGCAAAAATCACTAATTAA